TGCGAAAAGCTTGGAGTCTCCCACACCAGAACGCTGGCGTCATTTTCGCCCGCCGGTATGGTGGTTGGCGATGCGTTCCTTTCGAGAACGTTTGACGGCGATTCTTGCGGGGCCTGGCTTGACGCATTGTCGACAATCTTCACCAGACTGGAGTACAGCTGCTCGCCCGAAGAGTCGCGCTCATCTTCCGCTCGCGCCAGCCACTGTACTGAGACTCCAGGCGGTACTTCTAGTTGCTGAGCATCGCTTGTACATGGAATCTCAACAAACACGTCTCCCTGTACTCCCTCAGGCCATTCCTCCAGAGTCTTGGCAATTGCCGGCAAGGCAGTTTCGTCTCCAAGCATCACGATGCGGCTACTAGTTCCAGGGGCGAATTCGATGCCGTGGCCGGACTCATCGTCTCGTGTCGGTGCGATGATGAGCAGCTCGTCACCGACCTGTGCCTTTGTAGCCCAAACAGACGCTGGTCCAGCGGCATGGGGGTGCAACACGAAATCGATGTCGAGTTCATCAGGAGTGTTGTTTGACAAGTCGCGTCGAAAAGCGCGGATTGAATACGTGCGGATATGACCGCGAGTTTGGGGGTCAAGGTCTTTCCATGCAGTGAGCCAGTTCTCCTCAGGCAGGTCTGGAAGCTGACCCTTGGTTGGGATAAGGACTTTGATACGGACGTCTCGAATCGTGTCCTTTGGCCCGACATTCTCCACGCCGTGAAGTGTTAAGCGCTGAAAGTGCGGGGAAATCTGTCGGGTGCGGGCAACGCGAACGCGATGTGGCTGGTATCCCATAGGAATCCTTAATCTGATGAGTTGTTTACGTCTACTGAGCTAGTTTTGAGTGATGTCGCCCAATGGGCGTAACCGTGGGTAGCCCTGAGACCGGATCGGTAATAATCCGCGATTCGAGGTCGAACGCTTCTCTGGTTAGCTCTTGTGTGAGCACGTCGACAGGCGCGCCTGCGGAATGCAGTCGGCCGTCGCGCATGGCGACGAGAACATCCGAATACCGGGCAGCCAGGTTGAGGTCGTGCAGCACCATGATGATGGTGGTGCCATGACGATGATTGAGATCAGTTAGTAAATCGAGGACTTCTAATTGGTGTTTTAGATCTAGGTAGGTTGTGGGTTCGTCGAGAAGCAGCACATCGGTTTGTTGCGCGAGTGCCATTGCGATCCATACACGCTGACGCTGGCCACCGGATAGCTCTTCGAGGCACCGCCCAGCGAGGTCTGAGACTCGGGTAGCTTCCATAGCTTCGGCGACGATGTCGTAGTCGGCTGAACTCCAGCGACCCAGAATTCCCTGGTACGGGGTTCGACCACGGCCGACTAAGTCTGCGACAGTGATGCCGTCAGGAGCGATGGGCGTCTGTGGAAGCAGCCCGAGCCGCTTTGCCAATTCCCGGGAGGAATAGGAACTTAGCTCCTTGCCATCCAGCTCAACGACTCCAGCTGATGGTCGAATCAATCGAGCTAGCGTCCGTAGAAACGTTGACTTGCCACAACCATTTGGCCCGACAATCGAAGTAATCTTTCCTGTCTCGAATGACAAAGTCAGGTCTTTCACGATGGGTTTTTCCCCATATCCAGAAGCAAGAGACTGAGCATTCAGTTGTGCGGCCACGGTGAGTGACTCCTTGATTTTTAGGTGATGCTGACAGGGATGGTTGCAGCCATCAATACGCCGGGAATGAAACGGTGTTCATGCAATGTGATGAACAAAGTAGAGCTATCGAGATGCTCTGACGAGCAGATAGATCAAAAAGGGGGCCCCGAATGCACCGGTAATAACGCCGACGGGGT
The Pseudoglutamicibacter albus DNA segment above includes these coding regions:
- a CDS encoding siderophore-interacting protein, which gives rise to MGYQPHRVRVARTRQISPHFQRLTLHGVENVGPKDTIRDVRIKVLIPTKGQLPDLPEENWLTAWKDLDPQTRGHIRTYSIRAFRRDLSNNTPDELDIDFVLHPHAAGPASVWATKAQVGDELLIIAPTRDDESGHGIEFAPGTSSRIVMLGDETALPAIAKTLEEWPEGVQGDVFVEIPCTSDAQQLEVPPGVSVQWLARAEDERDSSGEQLYSSLVKIVDNASSQAPQESPSNVLERNASPTTIPAGENDASVLVWETPSFSQSGEDISYGRSEDQANTESLDPTLSGTYFWIAGESSAVVRMRRLLVKECQVPRNQVSFMGYWKRGYAAKG
- a CDS encoding ABC transporter ATP-binding protein, which translates into the protein MAAQLNAQSLASGYGEKPIVKDLTLSFETGKITSIVGPNGCGKSTFLRTLARLIRPSAGVVELDGKELSSYSSRELAKRLGLLPQTPIAPDGITVADLVGRGRTPYQGILGRWSSADYDIVAEAMEATRVSDLAGRCLEELSGGQRQRVWIAMALAQQTDVLLLDEPTTYLDLKHQLEVLDLLTDLNHRHGTTIIMVLHDLNLAARYSDVLVAMRDGRLHSAGAPVDVLTQELTREAFDLESRIITDPVSGLPTVTPIGRHHSKLAQ